The sequence GGCTAATACGCATCTGCGTACGCTTGCCGCCCTGTCCCGTCTGCTGATCGACGTTGAATTCATCGACCAACTGAAGAATACCAAGACGCCGGATGACGTAACGGCGCTCTTCGACGCCAAACAGGAGGAGCAAGAAGCGGCTAAAAAGGCGGAAGAGGAAAAAACCAAACAGGAAGAAGAAGCAAAAGCCAAGCAACCGGCCGCAAGCGGAATGATCGTTGGCAATCCAAGTAATATGGAAGCGTTTGTAGTTGCCGTTACCGCGTGTCCGACAGGCATTGCCCACACTTTCATGGCTGAAGATGCTCTTAAGAAGAAAGCCAAAGAGATGGGAATTAATATCCGCGTCGAAACCAACGGTTCTGAGGGCGCGAAGAATGTGCTAACCCCCGATGAAATCCGCCGAGCGAGCGGTGTTATCGTGGCCGCCGACAAACAGGTGGAAATGGCCCGTTTCGACGGCAAGCCAGTGCTGCAAAGACCGGTTAGCGATGGTATCCGCAAGCCGGAAGAGCTGATTAACAAAGCGGTTGCCGGCGATGCTCCGATCTACCGCAGCCAAGGCAAAGCCGCTTCGGATGCGGCGCCTGCGGGCAAGATCAGTGTCGGCAGCAAAATCTATAAAGATTTGATGAATGGTATTTCCCATATGCTGCCTTTTGTAGTTGGCGGCGGTATTTTACTCGCAATTTCCTTCTTGTTCGAGCAGATTGCAAGTGTAGATAATCCGATCGTTAAGCTTCTGCAAACCATTGGCGGCGGTGATGGAGCGTTCCACTTCCTGATTCCGATCCTCGCCGGATTCATTGCTATGAGCATCGGCGACCGTCCTGCACTAATGCCCGGTATTGTCGGCGGCTTTATGGCAGCGAGCTCCAATGCCGGTTTCCTTGGCGGTCTTGCCGCTGGTTTCCTGGCCGGTTATGTTGTTATCGGATTGCGTAAGGTGTTTGCAGGTATACCCCAGACGCTTGACGGCCTGAAGCCGATTCTGCTATACCCTGTATTCGGCCTTCTGATTACCGGCGCCATTATGTACTACTTGTTCGATCCATTCTTTAGCTGGATCAACACGGGCCTTATTGATGTTCTGAACAATCTTGGAACAGGCAACGCCGTTCTGCTGGGGCTTGTCCTTGGCGGCATGATGGCGATTGATATGGGCGGTCCTTTCAACAAAGCGGCTTATACCTTTGCGATTGGCGTCTTCACCTCTACTGGTGATGGTGCAATGATGGCGGCTGTTATGGCTGGCGGCATGGTTCCTCCGCTGGCAATCGCACTGGCTACCACACTGTTCAAGAACAAATTCACGGAAGATGAACGGAAATCCGGCATAACGAACTATGTGCTCGGCTTGTCCTTCATCACCGAAGGCGCAATTCCATTTGCGGCTGCCGACCCGATGCGTGTCCTGACCTCCTGTATTCTGGGTTCGGCCGTTGCCGGGGGATTGACCCAATTTTGGAAAATTAATATCCCGGCTCCGCATGGCGGCATCTTCGTAGCGGCACTTGCAAACCATGCGCTGCTGTTCCTGCTGGCGGTTGCCATCGGCGCGGTTATTTCCGCTCTGGTATTTGGACTGTGGAAGAAACCGCTTGTAGAGAAGCCAGTCGAAGTGAGTGCCAAACGTTCTTTAGTCTAATATAGAACCAGAAAGACAATAGTTTCATAATATAAAGTAAAGAACGGCCCGGGCGAATCCGAGGCCGTTCTTTTGTGATATAAGAAAGTATAAGCTGCACGCTGAAGCCGCTCACTGTTCCGCTTTCTTCCGGGCCCGGAAACGGCGGACCTTCATCAGATTGCCGCAGGCTTTATCGTCGCAGTAGCGCTTGGAACGATTGCGCGTATCGTCATAGTAGACCCAGAGACAGTCGGGATTATCGCAAATGCGAAATCGTGACTGTTCTTTTTCCGCCAGGGCAGAGGCAAAAGAAGCGGCGATCTCCGCCATCACCTGTTCCCAGTTAGCCTGCAGCGGCATCAGCGACACTTTAATTCGTCCATCATCGTCTCTTGCCGCTTGCCTCATGACGGGACCGGCCGCCATATAATGGTTCATTTTTTCCGGCAGACCGGCAGGCTCTTTGCCCTCCACTACCTCCCGGACGGTATCGAAAAGATAGCCGCGCAGCTCCTTAAGTTCATCCAATTGCTCGGAGTCCGGCATAGGCAGAGCAGGCAGTCCATGTGCGGAGAGCCAAGACTCCACCCACTGGGGATCTTCCAGACGGTCCCTGTCCTTGCTCTTGTCTCCCGTTCTCCAATCCCGCCAGTAGCTGTTTATAAAATCATCCCACAGCATCATCGATCCTTCCTTTCCTACAGCTACATTGTAACAGTTAAAAATAAGTTTTGCTAGTTACTTGTATTCTGCCTGTTTCTTATGTTACAGTTTTCTTGTAACCATTGTTATTGTTTTAGACAGTTACAACTAAGGAGGAAGCTTTACATGCAAAATAAAATTAGTGAGGTTCTGCTCCAAAACTGGGATTATGCGATGGATCAGGAGGATTGGTCGCCGCCGCTGAAGAATGCGCTGGATGGCGTTAGCAGCGAGCAGGCACTCTGGAAGCCGCAGGGAGAAGCCGCCAACTCGATTTGGGAGACGGTTAATCATCTGACTTATTATAAGGATCGGCTGCTGCGGAAGCTGAAGGGCCTGCCCAATCCGCCGTATTTAGAGAGCAATGACGCTACATTTACAGTAACGGAAAGCGGTGAAGAAGCATGGGGACAGGCGGTTTCCCGTCTCAAAAAAGTCCATGCCGACCTGCGTGAGATTATTGAGGCGCTGGAGGAGGGCGCATATGATTGGGGCGGTTCGGGGCATGCTCCCGGGGAAGAAGTGATGAGCCTTATTCTGCATGATGCTTATCATACGGGACAAATTGTGCTGGTCCGCAAGCTGCAGGGCTCCTGGCCATCCAAACGAAGCTTTAATTAGCAAACTCCGGCTTTATCCGTAGATCACGGCATGGTTCCGTTAACAGGGTATCCAAACGGGTAATCTGTCTTATAAGCCGCACTTCCGCTTCCGCCTGCAGCCGGGAACAGCGGGGGCGGCTGTTTGTTTAAATTTGAATATCTCCGGGTAATGAAGGCTAAAAAGAAAAGGAGCGATCGATCATGGACCCGCGTTACCAACACAGCAGTATGGAAGCGGAACATCTGGAGACTCCAAAGAAAGCAAACTCCAGCCTTATCGCCTCCGCCTTTGTCGAGTATGCCGCATACTTTATTATTTTCTTGGGATTCCTGTACTTTCTGGTTATGTATCTGTTTCCTAAGTTCTGACTTCTTCATAAGAACAAAACAAAATCCATCCCTTCACGAAGGAGATGGATTCTGATTAAAAAGGCATTTCTAAGGCTTGCCGGGGGGGCAAACCGGTAACGGCTATCGGACCGTGGGGCGTCGAACCAGACTCTGGCCTAACGCTTGACTGCGGAATCCCGGTAAAAGAACCAGCACTCGTTCAGCAGCTTGATCTGTCTCCGGTCCTTTTTGTAATAGGCTTTCATAAGCTGATGGCTGAGCCATTGCGGCATTGGAATCCCTCCTCTGCGTGCTTGCGTAGGTTAGCATATGTGCAGAGG is a genomic window of Paenibacillus durus ATCC 35681 containing:
- a CDS encoding PTS fructose transporter subunit IIABC, yielding MRITDLMIKQTMIMDLKATTKEAAIDELIASLAANGRINDPVLFKQMILKREEESSTGIGGGIAMPHAKTKAVNEATVVFAKSAGGVDFESLDGEPAHLFFMIAAPEGAANTHLRTLAALSRLLIDVEFIDQLKNTKTPDDVTALFDAKQEEQEAAKKAEEEKTKQEEEAKAKQPAASGMIVGNPSNMEAFVVAVTACPTGIAHTFMAEDALKKKAKEMGINIRVETNGSEGAKNVLTPDEIRRASGVIVAADKQVEMARFDGKPVLQRPVSDGIRKPEELINKAVAGDAPIYRSQGKAASDAAPAGKISVGSKIYKDLMNGISHMLPFVVGGGILLAISFLFEQIASVDNPIVKLLQTIGGGDGAFHFLIPILAGFIAMSIGDRPALMPGIVGGFMAASSNAGFLGGLAAGFLAGYVVIGLRKVFAGIPQTLDGLKPILLYPVFGLLITGAIMYYLFDPFFSWINTGLIDVLNNLGTGNAVLLGLVLGGMMAIDMGGPFNKAAYTFAIGVFTSTGDGAMMAAVMAGGMVPPLAIALATTLFKNKFTEDERKSGITNYVLGLSFITEGAIPFAAADPMRVLTSCILGSAVAGGLTQFWKINIPAPHGGIFVAALANHALLFLLAVAIGAVISALVFGLWKKPLVEKPVEVSAKRSLV
- a CDS encoding CGNR zinc finger domain-containing protein: MMLWDDFINSYWRDWRTGDKSKDRDRLEDPQWVESWLSAHGLPALPMPDSEQLDELKELRGYLFDTVREVVEGKEPAGLPEKMNHYMAAGPVMRQAARDDDGRIKVSLMPLQANWEQVMAEIAASFASALAEKEQSRFRICDNPDCLWVYYDDTRNRSKRYCDDKACGNLMKVRRFRARKKAEQ
- a CDS encoding DinB family protein, producing the protein MQNKISEVLLQNWDYAMDQEDWSPPLKNALDGVSSEQALWKPQGEAANSIWETVNHLTYYKDRLLRKLKGLPNPPYLESNDATFTVTESGEEAWGQAVSRLKKVHADLREIIEALEEGAYDWGGSGHAPGEEVMSLILHDAYHTGQIVLVRKLQGSWPSKRSFN
- the cmpA gene encoding cortex morphogenetic protein CmpA produces the protein MPQWLSHQLMKAYYKKDRRQIKLLNECWFFYRDSAVKR